From Zavarzinella sp., one genomic window encodes:
- a CDS encoding thiamine pyrophosphate-binding protein, translated as MSGAMAVVESLIQEGCECVYGIPGAQENELWDAMKTKGLPYLLCTHEFSASCMADGYARSKGKPGVLCVVPGPGVTNSLSGIGEALIDSVPLVCIVGDIAQGKEFRPFQVHCLDQVALLKPVTKGVYHVEDVSQIANGVRHAFRLAMEGEPGPVAVVIPFTMLVETAEFDSPPLEPAPLPFDEKTFQEALALLSKQDLRVGIYAGQGCQDYSELLGKLAEVLQAPVATSVSGKGVISDRHPFSVGWGYGSHATHCAEKIFTPGMLEMHGGVDLVLAIGVRYSEVSTGFYNQPKMKHAIHVDANAANLGKVLQTDVCVHADAGLFMSKLLEFAPILQRETDEKLLKKIRTCRMDDRKKYAELHTKCGCDPMAFVLQLREELPDDGLTFVDVTVTEHLAAEAFQVVQPRTYFNPTDNQAMGWSIPAAIGAQRVHPHRPVVTITGDGCMLMSAMEMTTAARENLPVKFFILDDQAYHYMQMLQKAAYLRTTATILARMNYPEMAKAFGLGYLEIDHTSKLSSGIKAALEYPGPVLVRVVTDYRDRSIRWLEAVRRRYTRELTTAQKLRFGSRLGSRAIEFQRAND; from the coding sequence ATGTCCGGCGCAATGGCGGTGGTGGAATCTCTGATTCAGGAAGGGTGCGAATGCGTCTACGGCATTCCTGGTGCACAGGAAAATGAACTGTGGGATGCAATGAAAACCAAAGGATTACCTTATCTCCTTTGTACACATGAATTTTCAGCATCCTGCATGGCTGATGGCTACGCACGCAGCAAAGGTAAACCGGGTGTTCTTTGCGTGGTTCCTGGGCCTGGTGTTACGAATTCATTAAGTGGTATCGGCGAAGCTCTGATCGATTCTGTCCCACTGGTCTGCATTGTGGGGGATATAGCACAGGGGAAAGAGTTTCGACCATTTCAGGTACACTGCCTCGACCAGGTTGCCTTATTGAAACCTGTCACGAAAGGTGTTTACCACGTTGAAGACGTTTCGCAAATAGCCAATGGTGTCCGGCATGCGTTTCGACTGGCAATGGAAGGTGAACCTGGCCCTGTTGCCGTTGTAATCCCATTTACCATGTTGGTAGAAACAGCAGAGTTCGATTCCCCACCGCTGGAACCAGCGCCATTACCATTTGATGAAAAAACTTTCCAGGAAGCACTAGCCCTTTTGTCCAAACAGGACCTTCGGGTGGGCATCTATGCTGGCCAGGGCTGTCAGGATTATTCAGAACTACTCGGCAAACTAGCCGAGGTCCTTCAGGCCCCAGTGGCTACCAGTGTTTCGGGCAAAGGGGTGATTTCTGATCGTCATCCATTTTCCGTTGGCTGGGGATATGGTTCCCACGCTACCCACTGTGCCGAAAAAATATTTACTCCAGGAATGCTTGAAATGCATGGTGGGGTAGATCTGGTGCTGGCGATTGGTGTTCGTTACAGCGAAGTTTCAACAGGGTTTTATAACCAGCCCAAAATGAAACACGCCATCCATGTGGATGCCAATGCAGCGAATCTAGGCAAAGTTTTACAGACAGATGTCTGTGTGCATGCTGATGCGGGTCTGTTTATGAGTAAATTATTAGAATTTGCTCCCATCCTGCAGCGGGAAACAGATGAAAAATTACTGAAAAAGATTCGCACTTGTCGAATGGATGATCGCAAAAAATACGCAGAACTACACACGAAATGTGGCTGTGATCCCATGGCATTCGTCTTGCAACTACGGGAAGAACTGCCTGATGATGGTTTGACATTCGTTGATGTCACAGTCACAGAACATCTCGCCGCAGAAGCATTTCAGGTGGTGCAGCCACGGACTTATTTTAATCCCACGGACAATCAGGCGATGGGGTGGTCGATTCCTGCGGCTATTGGTGCCCAGCGAGTACACCCACACCGGCCAGTAGTCACGATCACTGGCGATGGGTGCATGCTGATGTCTGCGATGGAAATGACCACCGCAGCTCGGGAAAATCTACCAGTGAAGTTCTTCATTCTCGACGATCAGGCTTACCACTACATGCAAATGTTGCAGAAAGCTGCTTATTTACGCACCACTGCGACGATTCTGGCTCGCATGAATTACCCCGAAATGGCAAAGGCATTTGGTTTGGGATATCTGGAAATCGACCATACTTCGAAGTTAAGTTCTGGCATCAAAGCAGCGTTGGAATATCCTGGACCGGTATTAGTGCGAGTGGTAACCGATTATCGCGATCGTAGTATTCGCTGGCTGGAAGCAGTTCGACGAAGGTACACCAGGGAGCTAACCACTGCACAGAAATTGAGATTTGGGTCGCGTTTAGGCAGTCGAGCAATAGAATTCCAGCGTGCAAACGATTAA